The Halobaculum magnesiiphilum genome contains the following window.
AGTCCAGCCAGATGGAGTCGGATACCGAGCTTCATCGCGGGCTCGGGTGTCGCCTCTCGCTCCAGAAAATCTAACTCGAAGCAGTCGCTACCTCCGTTGAGGCGGGCGATTTCGAGCATGAACCACTCAAATATCGTTCCGCCTCACTCTTCATCCTTATCTGAACACCGCCCCGTCGGAGGATCGATCAGTTGTCCGGCCAGCGCTCGATGTACACCGTCTCGTCGGTGTAGAAGCGCACGGCGTCGTCGCCCTGGGCGTGCAGGTCGCCGAAGAACGAGTCCTTGTCGCCGCCGAAGTGGAAGAACGCCATCGCGGCGGCGGTGCCGACGTTGACGCCGACGTTGCCGGCGTCGATCTCCAGACGGAACCGCCGGGCCTCGCCGCCGGCGCTGGTGAACAGCGACGCGGCGTTGCCGAACTGCGAGCGGTTCACCAGCGAGAGGGCGTCGCCGAAGTCCTCCGCGCGGATCAGCGCCAGCACCGGGCCGAAGATCTCCTCGCGGGCGATCGTCGCGTCCGGATCCACGTCGCCGAAGACGGTCGGACCGAGGTGATATCCCGACTCGGGCACGGCCTGCTCGCGACCGTCGAGCAGCACCTCCGCGCCCTCCTCGACGCCGGTCTCGACGTACTCCAGCACGGACTCGCGATGCGGGCCGGACACGAGCGGACCCATGTCGGTCCCCTCCTCCAAGCCGGGACCGATCTCCATCGACTCGGCCTCCTCGACCAGTCGCTCGGCGAACTCGTCGTACACCTCGTCCTCCACGACCGCGACGGGGTTCGCGAGACAGCGCTGGCCGGCGTTGGCGAACGCGGACGAACAGGTCTGCTCGGCCGCGAACTGCAGGTCCGCGTTCGCGCTCACGACGACGTGGTTCTTCGCGCCGCCCTGCGCCTGCACGCGCTTGCCGGCGCCGGCTGCCGTCTCGTACACGTGCTTCGCGATCGGCGTCGACCCCACGAACGAGACCGCCTCGATCCCGTCGTGCGTGATGAGCCGGTTCACCGTGTCGGGGCCGCCGTGGACGACGTTGACGACGCCGTCGGGGAAGCCCGCCTCGTCGACGAGGCTCGCGATCCGGTTGGCCGTGAACGGGTCGCGCTCGCTCGGCTTGAGGACGAACGTGTTGCCCGTCGCGACCGCGTACGGCAGGAACCACAGCGGGATCATCGCGGGGAAGTTGAACGGCGTCACCGCCACCACGGTGCCGAGCGGCTGTCGGACGGCCGTCTCGTCGATGTCCGGCGCCGCGTGCGGGAGGTGGCCCGCCTGCATCATGGTCGGGATGCCGCAGGCGACCTCGACGTTCTCGATCCCCCGCCGTATCTCGCCCATCGCCTCCGCCTTCGTCTTGCCGTGTTCGGTGACGAGTACCTCCGCAAGCGACTCCTGGTGCTCCTCGAGGAGCGCCTTCAGTCGGAACAGCGGCTGAATTCGCTCCTCGACGGCGGTCGTGGACCACTCCTCGAACGCCTCGTTCGCCAGCGCGATCGCCTCGTCCTCGTCGTCGGCCGACGAGAACGCGACCGATCCGACCCGCTCGCCGGTCGCGGGGTTTTCAACGTCCAACGACTCGTCGCCGGTCGCCTCGCGCCACTCACCGCCGACGTAGTTGTGAGCCACTTCGCCGTCCCCGATAGGGCCTACCATGACGATCGATCACGCACCTCGTGGGAAAGAGCTACCGTTGCCGGTAGTGTTGTGCGGGATCTCGGTCGGGAGCCGCGAACGGAACAGGACGGAGAACTGATTCGCCAGTTACGGGTGCGCGTAGAACGCGAGGTACTCGCCGGCGTCGGCCTCCTCGGCGTCGCCCGGGGCGGCGTCGAAGCGGGCGAAGCCGACGCGCTCGAACTGCACCAGGTCGTCCACGTCGTAGTCGGCGTAGCCGGGCTCGGCGTGGCCGACCACGTCGCCGTCCATCGTTCGGAGGCGCACGCGGACGTGCTCGTCGTCGCCGGCGCCGACCCAGTGGACCACGGGGACGCCCTCCTCGCGCACGAGGTCGATGTCGGTGCCGACCCACGCGAGCTCGTCGCCGTCGCGGCGCAGACAGCCGAGGCCCTTGAGCCAGACGCGCTCGCCGTCCGCGGGCGCGTCCTCCGACTCCAGCAGGACGCCCTCGCTCGCGGGCACGTCGCGGTCGCCGCGGTCCTCGTGGTTGGGGTGCAGCGGCGGGTGTCCGGCGTCGGGTACGTCGCCGGCGAGCGCGAACTCCTCGGGCGCGCCCGCGGGGAGCCGGTCGCGGTCGGTCGCGTCGGAGGCGTCGCCGTCGCGGACGAGGAACCGGCGGTCGGTGTCGTCGTCGATCAGGTCGCGGTTGTTCGCGTAGATGCTCGACATCGCCAGGTCGACGTTGCTCGTGGAGACGCCCAGTTCGACCATCGCGTCGACGATGGCCTGCCCGCGGATGCCGCGGCGCTTCACCGACGCCAGCGTCGGCGCGCGCGGGTCGTCCCAGCCGGTCAACTCGCCGGCGTCGACCTTCTCCTTGATCGTCGAAGTGGACATCGGCACGTCGTAGGCGTCGATCTGGACGTGCCCCCAGTGGACGACCTCGGGGTACTCCCAGCCGAAGTAGTCGTAGACGAACCGCTGGCGCTTGGCGGAGTCCTGGAGGTCGATGCCGCGGATGATGTGCGTGACGCCGGTGAGGTGGTCGTCGATGCCCGACTGGAAGTCGAGCATGGGCCACGCGCGGTAGTCGGCCGCCTCCTCGCGCGGGTGGGGCGTGTCGACCATCCGAAAGGCGACGAAATCGCGCAACGCGGGGTTCTTGTGGTGGATGTCGGTCTTCACGCGGAGGACCATCTCGCCGTCCGAGTACTCGCCGTCGACCATCGCCTCGAACTCCTCTCGAACGGTCTCGACGGACTTGTCGCGGTGCTCGCAGGCTTCGGCGTCGGCCTTCAGGCTCCGGAAGTGCTCGGCCGGACACGAGCAGGTGTAGGCGCCGCCCTTCTCGATCAGTTCACGGGCGTGGTCGTAGTACGTCTCGACGCGGTCGCTCGCCTTCAGCACCTCGTCGGGCTCGAAGCCGAGGTAGCCGATGGCGTCGAGGATCTCGTCGTAGGCGTCGAGATCCGGGCGCTTGGTCTCGGGGTCGGTGTCGTCGAAGCGGCAGAGCATCCACCCGTCGTAGATCTCCTTGTACGTCCCGATAACCGCGGGCATGCGCGCGGAGCCAAGGTGCCACGGGCCGTTCGGGTTCGGCGCGAGGCGCATCCGGATCTCGTCGTACTCGTCGGCGTTCGGGAGGTCCGGGAGGACCGACTCGTCCTCCTCGTCGTCGGCCTCCAGCTCCTCGACGAGGTCGGGGTCGAGTTCGAGCAGTCGCTCGCGGCGCTCGTCGTCGCTCATCCCCGAGACCTCCGCGACCACCGGCGCGACGACGCCGGGCACCTCGTCGCCGTGCGGTCGGAAGTCGGGGTTGTCGCCCATCAACGGGCCCATGATGGCGCCCACCTCCGGGTCCGAACCGTGCTTCAGAGCGTTGTAGAGCGCGTGCGTCTCCGCCTCGGCGCGCACGCGCTCCTCGAGATCGTCGTCCATTACGCCGGCGTTCTCCCCGCGCGCCCAAAACCGGTCCGGATCGGACCCGGATCCGGGTCCGAACCGCGACTCGCGTGCCCCGGGCTCGGGAGCGGTGAGAAACGGGTCGCGCCGGCGGGCCACCCCACCATGGGTCCGTTCCCGTCGACGCGACCGAGTGGTGTGCGTCGTGGCACACGCGGGTAGGGGCGTTCGGAGGCAGGGGACTCGCCGATATATGGGCGTCGACCGTTCACGTCGTTTCACGCCGGCGTCGACGCGCGAGCGACCGGTAGTCCGTGCGTACCGCAGTCGGCCACACCGGGTTTCATGTGCTCGCGAGTGGACCCCCGGCCATGCCAGTCTACTACGAGGACGTCGAGGTCGGCGATGTCGAGACGCACGGCGACTACGAGGTGACTCGCGAGGAAATTCTGTCGTTCGCCGAGCGGTACGACCCGCAGTGGTTCCACACCGACCCCGACCGGGCGGCCGAGGAGTCGCCCTACGGCGGCGTCATCGCCTCCGGGTGGCACACCGCCGCGATGACGATGCGTCTGCTCGTGGAGGGGACGCTCGCCGAGGCCGCGACCGTCGGCGCGAAGGGCGTCGACGAGCTCCGCTGGCCGGAGCCGGTGCGGCCGGGCGACACCCTCCGGATCGAGAACGAGGTGCTGGAGAAGGTGCCAGAACGCCCGGAACGGGGGCTGATCCGTGCGCGAACGCGAACGTACAACGGGGACGACGAGGCCGTGTTCTCGATGATCGGGAACGTGATGTACCTCCGCCGAGGCGACGACTAGGCCCCGATTACCGTTGCATGAGGCCCGATGAGTCGGACGACTCGTCGTTGGGGGCGACCTCAGCGCGCCCGCGGTTCGTCGTCGCGCTCGCGGTCGCCGTGGTCGGCGTGCTCCATGAGGTCGGTCGCCCGACGGAACACGCCCGTCAGCGTCGTCACCTCCTTGCTCGTCGGGTGCGCGCGGCCGACGAGCCGGCGGATCAGCCGCTCGCTGCGCTCGCGCTTGTGGTCGCGCGACTCCGCCTCCTCAAGGAACGCGCCGAACTGTTCGTAGAAGCGTTCGATCTCCGGCTCGGCGGCGCGCTCGTGTTCCACGTCCGGAAGCTGGTACTCGTCGAGGAACAGCGAACGGAGCTCGTACAGCGTCACCGTCGCCGCCTGCCCGAGGTTCATCACCGGGTACTCGGGGTTCGCGGGGACGGAGACGAGCTCGTCCAGTTGCGCCAACTCCTCGTTGTTCAGTCCGGTCCCCTCGCGGCCGAACACCAGCGCCGTGTCCGTGTCGACGGTCGCCAGCGACTCCCGCAGTTCGGCGGGCGTCTTGAACGGGAACCGGACGTGCCGGCGCGCGTCCTCGCCGGTGATCGCGGTGGTGCCGACGGTGTGGTAGTTCTCGACGACCTCCTCCAGCGCCACCGTGTCGGCGTTGGGCAGCACGTCCTCCCGGGCGTGACCCGCGAAGCCGTACGCCTCGCTGTCGCGATCGATCTCCGGCGGGTCGACCAGCTTCAGGTCGGCGAGGCCGAAGTTCTTCATCGCCCGCGCGATGGTGCCGACGTTGCCCGGCGTCTCCGGCTCGACCACGACGACGACGAACTCGCGGTCGTCGTGTGCCGAGTCAGCGGCGGTCGCCTCGGTCGCGTCGTCGCTCATGTCGGATACTCCCGATCGAGATCGAGGTCGAAATCGTCGTCGCCGCCCTCGGCGTCGTCCTCGTCGCCGTCGGCATCGTCGCCGTCATCGTTCCCCTCCCCGTCCTCGAAGTCCGGCCGTTCGTCCGCGAGGAGGTCGTCGTCCTCGTACAGGTCCTCGGGGTCGCGCAGGTCCGGCAGCTCCTCGGGCGCCTCCTCGACGTGCTCCATGCCGCCGTAGCCGTCGGGGGCGCGGCCGCCGTCGTCGAACCACTCGTGGAACGCGTCGCGGAACGTTTCCTCGCCGGCGATCGAGGAGCCGCCGCGCTCGCGGAACCAGTAGAGGAAGTCCGCCTCGTGTTCGTCACACAGCAGCACCTCGTCGAGCGGCTCGCCGTAGACGATGCTCGCGACCCTGCACTGCCGTTTGTTCTCCTCGCCGTGGATCAGATAGCAGGCGTCGCAGGGCTTGTTCATCACGACCTGAAGCCGCACGAGCCGGTGGCGGGGCTCCTTCGGGATCTCCTCCAGCGGCCTCCAGCCGCCGGCGTCGGTGAAGACGTCGTCCTCGTCGAAGCGCCAGCCGCGCAGGCCGATGCTCACCTTACCCATTTGCCCCGTCTTGCCGCGCGCCGGGGATAAGCGGCGCGCTCTCGGGCCCCGGGGGTTGGAGCAGGGGAGGGGGCGTGCTCCCGGCGCCGGCGGGCCGTGACCGTCGGTCCCATCGGACGCCGACGGCTCCGCGATCACAACACCGAAGCGCGACCCGCCCCTGCAACGGTTCATGCGAACTGTGGACGCCGCCGGCCTCCCGATCGGCGACGATCACCCGCCGCGGATCATGGGCGTGTTGAACGTCTCGAAGGAGTCCCCCTACGATCCCAGCGTGTACGACGACGCCGGCGAGGCCGCCCGCTACGTCGACGAGGAACTGATCGGCGAGGGCGCGGACATCGTCGACGTGGGTCTCGAATCCGCGAACAAGCGCTTCGAGGTGCTCTCGGCCGAGGAGGAACTGGAGCGACTCGACACCGCGATCGAGACGATCGAGAGCGTCTCCGGCGACGCCGTCTTCTCAATCGAGACGCGCTACCACGAGGTCGCCGACGCGGCGCTGGACCGCGGCTTCGACATGGTGAACGACATCTGCGGCTTCGCCGACCCCGAGATGCCCCGCGTGTGCGAGGAACACGACGCCGCGGTGGCGAAGATGGCGTCGCCGCCGGACCTGGAGCGACCGGGCGCCGTCGAGGAGGTGGACGACATCTACGAGGCGCTGTCGCTGAACGGCTTCACCGACAAGACCATCGTCGACCCGGCGTTCGGCGGCTGGTCCGAGGAGAAGACGCTGGCGGACGACCGCGAGACGTTCCGCCGCCTCCGGGAGTTCCGCGGCTACGGTCGCCCGATCCTGGTGTCGATCAACCGGAAGAACTTCCTCCGGAGCGTCGCCGGCCGCGACACCGAGGAGGCGCTGCCCGTCTCGCTGGCGGCGACCTCGATGGCCGTCGAACGGGGCGCACACATCGTCCGAACGCACGACGTGGCCGAGACCCGGGACGCCGCGCTCATCGGGACGGAGTTCGCCCGCGACCGCGTCCGGGCCCGGGGCGAGGTGTCCGTCGAGGAACTGGACGTGGCGACGACCGGCGACGCCCGCCGGCACGTCGACCGGCTCGGCGGCGACTCCGCCGTCGCCGACGACGCCGTGGCACGGGTGTACGAGTTCGGCGGGCTCGAACCAGAAGAGATCGGTGCGCTGCGCGCTTCTACCGCCGATTCGTCGGCCCTTCTCGTCGCCGACGGGACGGGATCGTCTGCCCTGCTGATCGGCACCGTCGCCGAAACTGTGGCGGCCGCACAGGCCGCGAGCGGGGCTACGGAGGCGTTGGACGCCGCGCTGTCGTGCGTCGCGCGTCCGACAGAGTAAGAAAACTTATACCCGATCGGTCGATAGCAGACGATGGAAGCCGGAAGGGCACCGCGGGTAGGGGTACTCTGGTGCGCTTTCGGCCCGATCCCGTATTACTGTGAGCCGTCACGCCGGTAGTCACCACCATGGAGTTCACCGACTGGGAGCCGATCTACGCGGCGATCCTCGCCGACTTCGGGTTCGACCGCGCCGCCGACGAGGCGGTCAGGGACCGCGCCGCCGCGTTCGCCGAGCCGTTCGACCTCGACCGGCTGGACTGTTCGGGCGCGACCGTCGCCGTCGCCGGCGCGGGGCCGTCGCTGGAGGCCGACGCGTCCCTCGCTCGCGACGCAGATTTCGTATTCGCTGCTTCGACCGCCACGGACCGCCTCGTCGCCGAGGGCGTCGCGGTCGACGCGATGGTGACGGACCTGGACAAGAACCCCGGGACCGGACTCGCGCGGACCGAGCGCGGCGCCGTCGTCGTCGCCCACGCCCACGGCGACAACGGGGACCTGATCGAGGAGTGGCTCCCGCGCTACGACGCCGCGAACACGCTCGTCACGACGCAGGCGGCGCCGGTCGACGCCGTCGCCAACTACGGCGGCTTCACCGACGGCGACCGCGCGGCGTTCCTCGCCGATCACTGCGGCGCCGAGCGGCTCGTCTTCCCCGGCTGGGACCTCGACGACCCCGAGGTGGACGGCGTGAAGGCACGCAAACTGGACTGGGCCGAACGCCTGCTCCACCTTCTGGAGCGCCGCCGGGGCGAGCGATTCGCCGTCCTCGACGGCCGACGCGACGGGATCGATCCGCTGTGACTGTTCCACGGCGTCCCTCTACCTCGGTTCCGCCCACCCGCTAAAGGATATTTTAGCTGATACTTATCCGCCGCGGGCGACACGGGACGGTATGGACGACACGGACACCGGCGCGGCGTCGCTCGGGACGACCATCGTCGGGATCGTCGCGCATGGAGACACGAACCGCGAGGGCGAGCCGACGAACAATACCGCCGGTGTCGACGCCGGCAACGGCGACCGCGGCGACCACGGTGATCGCGGCGACGCGGTTGTACTCGCCTCTGATCGTCGCGCGAGCCTCGGACGGATGGTTTCGAGCAAGGACGCCCGGAAGGTCCACCCCATCGGCGACGCGGCGGCGCTGGCGTTCACCGGCTCGGTCTCGGGCGCGCAGGCGCTCGTCGCCGACCTGGACGCCGAGCGCCGCCTCTACGAACTCCGCCGGGGCACCGAGATGTCGACCACGGCGCTGGCGGGGTATGCCGCCACCGCGATGCGCAAGCAGCGCTACGGCGTCCAGCACCTCCTCGGCGGCGTCGACGGCGACGGGGCCCACCTCTACACCTTCGACGGGGGCGGGTCGGTCCTCGAACAGCCCTACGCCGCCGACGGCTCCGGCGGGCAGTTCGCCTACGGCACTCTGGAGGACGGCTACCGGGAGGGGGTCGGCGTCGCCGACGCGGAGACGCTGGCCGCGCGCGCCGTCGCCGCCGCCAGCGAGCGCGACACCGCCTCCGGAAACGGGCTCCACCTGGTGACGATCACCGATGACGGGGTCGAGGAGGTCGTCTACGACGACCCGGCGGCGGTCGCCGCCTGATCGTCGGCGTCGTCTCCCTCCGGGCCGCCCTCCGTCGACCGCTCGGTCGGTCCCGTTCCCGATCGGTCGTCTTCCGCCGCGGTCACGCGGTCGGTCTCGACCACGGTCGGTCCGTCGCCCACGAGGAGCCGGAGCGTCTCCCCGTCGCCGGCGACCGAGACGCGGACGGCCGGCGGATCGGTCGACAGCACGCCCTCGGCCCACTCCGACCCGAGGTTCCAGATCGGCCGCTCGCGCACGTCGATCCCGTGATCGTCGCAGAAGGCGACCACGGCCGGGTGCTCCGCGAGCGCGACCGACACCGGAACCCGGACGCGGAAGTCGCAGTCGGCGCACGCGCCGGCGACGACGGGACGCGCCGGCGCGTCCGCGGCGTCCGCATCTCGTTCCCCCGCCTCGGCGGCATCCGGCAGCTCCGCCGGCTCGACGAACGTGATCTTCCCCTCGGCGCGGCCCGCGCAGTCGGGACAGACGCCGTCGGCGAGCTGCCGGAGGCGCGCCCGGTGGTAGGCGTCGAACGCCGGGAGCACCTCGTCGGTGTCGCGGTCGCGGACGCCGCCCGGCGGGAACGGGAGCGCGAGGAGTTCGGTCGCGCAGTCGGTGCAGGCGACGCCGACGTGGTTGTCGGCGATCCGCGCCTCCAGCGCCGCCGCGCCGCAAACCGGGCAGTCGCCGTCGACCGGCTCGGGGTCGCGATCCACGCGCTCGGTGTAGACGCCGGCGTCGAGCGCGCGGGCGGCCTGTCGGCCGGCGAACGTCGGCCGGTAGCGCCCGTCGTCGTCGGTTCTCACGTACCGGTCCGTCAGCTGCCGGAGGTGGTAGGCGAACCCCGCCGACGGGCCGTCGGGGTCGTCGGCGACGCGCTCGAACAGCTCGGTGAACCCGAGGGGACGGTCGGCGGACGCGAGCGCCCGGACCGTCCGGAGGCGCGTCTCGTCGGCCAGGGCGGCGAAGGCGTCGTCGGGCGCGACAGCGGACGCCCCCGCGTCGTCGACCTCGTCGGGGCTCGCGCCAGCCGCATCGGTCGCGTCGGCGTCTGCGGCGTCCGCGTCGTTGGCGGCGACGCCCGCGTCGGCTCCGTGGCCGGGCGACGCGTCGTGACCGTCGTTCATACCCCGCAGGATCACCGGCGGGGACAAGAAGCTGTCCCGGCCGGCGGACCGGCGCGCGGAGCCATCTGCGCGGCAGCGCGTCGCCTCGCCGTCGCCCCTGCGCTTACTACCGTCGCGCCCGTGTCCGGTTTCATGCGACTGTTCTGGCACCGGCGGGACCTGCGCGTCGCCGACAACCGCGGCCTCGCCGCCGCGGCCGACGCGACCGGGGACGACGGGGCGGTCGTCCCCGTGTTCGTCTTCGACGACGACGTGCTGGCTCACGGTGCGCCGCCCCGCGTCCGGTTCATGCTCGACGCGCTCGCGGCGCTTCGGGACGACTACCGCGACCGTGGCTCGGACCTGGTCGTCGCCCGCGGCGACCCGGCGGAGGTGCTCCCGGAGCTGGCCGACGAGTTCGGCGCCGAGGCGGTCGTCTGGAACGAGGACTACTCCGGGCTGGCCCGCGAGCGCGACGCCCGCGTCCGGATGGCGCTGGACGCCGCCGGCGTCGCTCGCGAGACCCGTCACGACGCCGTCCACCACGAGCCGGGCACGATCACGACGAACCAGGGCGACCCCTACGCAGTGTTCACCTACTTCTGGAAGAAGTGGCGCGACCGCGAGAAGGCCGATCCGGTCGACCCGCCCGCGGGCGACGACCTCGCCGACGCCGTCGCCGGCGAGCGTCTCCCCGGCATCGCGGACCTCGGGTTCGAGGAACCGGAGGCCGACGTGCAGGCCGCCGGCACCGACGCCGCCCGCGACCGGCTCGATAAATTCTGCGAGGACGCCATCTACCGCTACGACGAGGACCGTGACTATCCGGCGAGGGAGGCCACCTCCCGGCTCTCGACGGATCTCAAGTGGGGAACGATCGGCGTGCGGGAGGTGTACGCCGCGACCGAGGAGGCGAACGCCGAGACGGCAGCGATGGCCGACGACACTGTCGAGGACGACGACGCCGTCGAGGCGGTCGAGGAGTTCCAGTCCCAGCTCGCGTGGCGGGAGTTCTACACGCAGGTGCTGTGGGCGAACCCCGAGGTGGTGACGGAGAACTACAAGGAGTACGACCGCCCGATCGAGTGGCGGGACGACGAAACTGCGATTGAACACCTGGCGGCGTGGAAGGAGGGGAGAACCGGCTATCCGATCGTCGACGCGGGGATGCGCCAACTGAAGGAGGAGGCGTACATGCACAACCGCGTGCGGATGATCGTCGCGTCGTTCCTCACGAAGGACCTGCTGCTCGACTGGCGCCACGGCTACGAGCACTTCAAGGAGCACCTCGCGGACCACGACACCGCCAACGACAACGGCGGCTGGCAGTGGGCCGCCTCGACCGGGACCGACGCCCAGCCGTACTTCCGCATCTTCAACCCCATGACGCAGGGGGAGCGCTACGACCCCGACGCCGAGTACGTCGCGGAGTACGTCCCCGAGCTCGCGTCGATATCCGCCGACAACGTTCACTCCTGGCACGAGCTGTCGGTGGGTCGCCGCCGACAGCTCGCCCCGGAGTACCCCGACCCGATCGTCGACCACTCCGAGATGCGCGAGCGGGCGCTCTCGATGTTCAAGCGCGCCCGCGGCGAGGTGGAGGGAGAGGAGGAAGAGGAGGAGGCGAGCGCCGACTGACGCCGACGGCCCGTCGGATCACACGCCGATCTCGCTCACGCCCAGGATCGCCCCGCAGGCAGCACACTCCCAGACCGTCGCGTCTCCGGTGAACCGGGCGTCGGTCTCGCTCTCGACGACCTCGCGGATGTCCGTGTCGCAGTGGGGACAGTGACCCATGCGCCCTTCGAGCGGCCGGCCGCACATGAACCTGATCGCCGCGCCGTCGCTCCTCGTGACGGCACGGCTCACGGTACGACTATGCCGCCGGAGACCCTCCACGGGGTATGGACATCGCCGTGCTGCTGTACGAGGGGTTCGACGAGTTGGACGCGGTCGGCCCGTTCGAGGTGTTCCGCAACGCCGAGGCCGCCGGCGCCGATTTCCACACGGAACTCGTCTCGCTCGACGGTCCCGGAACGGTCACCGCGAGCCACGGGATGCGCGTCGAGGCCGAGGGCGACCTCCCCGAGCCGGGCGACCTCGACCTGCTCGTCGTCCCCGGCGGCGGCTGGAACGACCGCAGCGAGGCGGGCGCGTGGGCGGAGTACGAGCGCGGTGCGATCCCGGAGGTCGTCGCCGCCCACCACGACGCCGGCGCGACCGTCGCGTCCGTCTGCACCGGCGGGATGTTGCTCTCGAAGGCCGGGGTCTTCGACGGTCGTCCCGCGGTCACTCACGCCTCAGCCCTCGAGGACCTCCGCGACACCGACGCCGACGTCCGCGAGGAGCGCGTCGTCGACGACGGGGACGTGCTCTCGGCGGGCGGCGTCACCTCGGGGATCGACTTGGCGCTCCACATCGTCGAACGCGAGGCGGGCGCCGAGATCGCCGAGTCGGTGGCGACGACGATGGAGTACACCCGCCAGCACGACGCCTACGAGCCGGGCGCGATCGCGCGATCGGAGTGACGCGCCGGACGGAACGTCTCTTTTCGTCGCCGGCGCTCAGTCGTCGGTCGCCGGCGCCGCCGCGGGCTCCGGGGAGCCGTCGACCGCGTCGTCGCGCCAGGTGAAGAAGCTCGCGAGCGCGGGGCCGGAGACGTTGTGCCAAACGCTGAACAGCGCGGGAACGAGCGCCGCCGCCGGCGAGAACAGCGAGGTCGCGAGCGCCACCGCGAGGCCGCTGTTCTGGAGACCGACCTCGAACGCGCAGGTCCGCCGCCGGTCCGCGGACATCCCCGCCGCACGGCCGACGCCGTAGCCGGCGCCCAGCCCGATCGCGTTGTGGACCACGACGGC
Protein-coding sequences here:
- a CDS encoding CoA-acylating methylmalonate-semialdehyde dehydrogenase, which codes for MVGPIGDGEVAHNYVGGEWREATGDESLDVENPATGERVGSVAFSSADDEDEAIALANEAFEEWSTTAVEERIQPLFRLKALLEEHQESLAEVLVTEHGKTKAEAMGEIRRGIENVEVACGIPTMMQAGHLPHAAPDIDETAVRQPLGTVVAVTPFNFPAMIPLWFLPYAVATGNTFVLKPSERDPFTANRIASLVDEAGFPDGVVNVVHGGPDTVNRLITHDGIEAVSFVGSTPIAKHVYETAAGAGKRVQAQGGAKNHVVVSANADLQFAAEQTCSSAFANAGQRCLANPVAVVEDEVYDEFAERLVEEAESMEIGPGLEEGTDMGPLVSGPHRESVLEYVETGVEEGAEVLLDGREQAVPESGYHLGPTVFGDVDPDATIAREEIFGPVLALIRAEDFGDALSLVNRSQFGNAASLFTSAGGEARRFRLEIDAGNVGVNVGTAAAMAFFHFGGDKDSFFGDLHAQGDDAVRFYTDETVYIERWPDN
- a CDS encoding glutamate--tRNA ligase, with protein sequence MDDDLEERVRAEAETHALYNALKHGSDPEVGAIMGPLMGDNPDFRPHGDEVPGVVAPVVAEVSGMSDDERRERLLELDPDLVEELEADDEEDESVLPDLPNADEYDEIRMRLAPNPNGPWHLGSARMPAVIGTYKEIYDGWMLCRFDDTDPETKRPDLDAYDEILDAIGYLGFEPDEVLKASDRVETYYDHARELIEKGGAYTCSCPAEHFRSLKADAEACEHRDKSVETVREEFEAMVDGEYSDGEMVLRVKTDIHHKNPALRDFVAFRMVDTPHPREEAADYRAWPMLDFQSGIDDHLTGVTHIIRGIDLQDSAKRQRFVYDYFGWEYPEVVHWGHVQIDAYDVPMSTSTIKEKVDAGELTGWDDPRAPTLASVKRRGIRGQAIVDAMVELGVSTSNVDLAMSSIYANNRDLIDDDTDRRFLVRDGDASDATDRDRLPAGAPEEFALAGDVPDAGHPPLHPNHEDRGDRDVPASEGVLLESEDAPADGERVWLKGLGCLRRDGDELAWVGTDIDLVREEGVPVVHWVGAGDDEHVRVRLRTMDGDVVGHAEPGYADYDVDDLVQFERVGFARFDAAPGDAEEADAGEYLAFYAHP
- a CDS encoding MaoC family dehydratase; this translates as MPVYYEDVEVGDVETHGDYEVTREEILSFAERYDPQWFHTDPDRAAEESPYGGVIASGWHTAAMTMRLLVEGTLAEAATVGAKGVDELRWPEPVRPGDTLRIENEVLEKVPERPERGLIRARTRTYNGDDEAVFSMIGNVMYLRRGDD
- a CDS encoding RNA methyltransferase; translated protein: MSDDATEATAADSAHDDREFVVVVVEPETPGNVGTIARAMKNFGLADLKLVDPPEIDRDSEAYGFAGHAREDVLPNADTVALEEVVENYHTVGTTAITGEDARRHVRFPFKTPAELRESLATVDTDTALVFGREGTGLNNEELAQLDELVSVPANPEYPVMNLGQAATVTLYELRSLFLDEYQLPDVEHERAAEPEIERFYEQFGAFLEEAESRDHKRERSERLIRRLVGRAHPTSKEVTTLTGVFRRATDLMEHADHGDRERDDEPRAR
- the folP gene encoding dihydropteroate synthase; translation: MRTVDAAGLPIGDDHPPRIMGVLNVSKESPYDPSVYDDAGEAARYVDEELIGEGADIVDVGLESANKRFEVLSAEEELERLDTAIETIESVSGDAVFSIETRYHEVADAALDRGFDMVNDICGFADPEMPRVCEEHDAAVAKMASPPDLERPGAVEEVDDIYEALSLNGFTDKTIVDPAFGGWSEEKTLADDRETFRRLREFRGYGRPILVSINRKNFLRSVAGRDTEEALPVSLAATSMAVERGAHIVRTHDVAETRDAALIGTEFARDRVRARGEVSVEELDVATTGDARRHVDRLGGDSAVADDAVARVYEFGGLEPEEIGALRASTADSSALLVADGTGSSALLIGTVAETVAAAQAASGATEALDAALSCVARPTE
- a CDS encoding 6-hydroxymethylpterin diphosphokinase MptE-like protein, with the translated sequence MEFTDWEPIYAAILADFGFDRAADEAVRDRAAAFAEPFDLDRLDCSGATVAVAGAGPSLEADASLARDADFVFAASTATDRLVAEGVAVDAMVTDLDKNPGTGLARTERGAVVVAHAHGDNGDLIEEWLPRYDAANTLVTTQAAPVDAVANYGGFTDGDRAAFLADHCGAERLVFPGWDLDDPEVDGVKARKLDWAERLLHLLERRRGERFAVLDGRRDGIDPL
- a CDS encoding proteasome subunit beta gives rise to the protein MDDTDTGAASLGTTIVGIVAHGDTNREGEPTNNTAGVDAGNGDRGDHGDRGDAVVLASDRRASLGRMVSSKDARKVHPIGDAAALAFTGSVSGAQALVADLDAERRLYELRRGTEMSTTALAGYAATAMRKQRYGVQHLLGGVDGDGAHLYTFDGGGSVLEQPYAADGSGGQFAYGTLEDGYREGVGVADAETLAARAVAAASERDTASGNGLHLVTITDDGVEEVVYDDPAAVAA
- a CDS encoding ArsR/SmtB family transcription factor, coding for MNDGHDASPGHGADAGVAANDADAADADATDAAGASPDEVDDAGASAVAPDDAFAALADETRLRTVRALASADRPLGFTELFERVADDPDGPSAGFAYHLRQLTDRYVRTDDDGRYRPTFAGRQAARALDAGVYTERVDRDPEPVDGDCPVCGAAALEARIADNHVGVACTDCATELLALPFPPGGVRDRDTDEVLPAFDAYHRARLRQLADGVCPDCAGRAEGKITFVEPAELPDAAEAGERDADAADAPARPVVAGACADCDFRVRVPVSVALAEHPAVVAFCDDHGIDVRERPIWNLGSEWAEGVLSTDPPAVRVSVAGDGETLRLLVGDGPTVVETDRVTAAEDDRSGTGPTERSTEGGPEGDDADDQAATAAGSS